The DNA segment CCAGCTTGTCATCCTCCTCCTGATGGGACCATGCTGGGCTCTGGGCATTTGTCTTGGCCTCTAAAGCATAGCTCAGTCCTGTCTGACTGTCTTGGTACTCATAAACTTCTAGTTCTTGCTCACTGGTGTTTGCTTCTAGGTTTGTGTCTTTGATTGCGGGTCTTCATGACAAACCGGGCTGCACCCATGGGGTGGGATTTTActatcttttcttcctgtggaCTGTTTGTTTTGGTAAATGATCCGCACGCCTGCAGGAAAGGGGCCCAAGGGCCTGGGCAGCTTTGGGaccaggaaggaaaaggaaaccacTGAACTCTGGCGTTTTCCAGCTCTGGATGAAATCTGCCCACTTGCAAGAAGGGACAGAAACCAAGGTCCATGGTACTGCCACACACAATTATAGTGCTTGCAGACCCACGCAAGCACCTCCGGTCACAGCAGCTGGGTATGTGTGCCAGGCAATTACCGAAGGGTATTCTGTTAGCTCAGGGTGgattaaaaaacttttttttccttacatagGTTGCTCTTTTTTGTACACTTTGAGTGCCCATGTGTACGCGGCCATGCCAACTTCAGGTTACCTCTCTGTgacagctgctgcctcagcaggTGTCTGCGGCCAAACAGTTACCCCCACCCACGCATCCTCCGGTATCGCCTCTCAGAGGCTTGTCCAGGATTTTCTCCTTACTTTGGGGTCgttgcttctttctttcattctttgggtttgggtttttttgttttccttacaCAGTAAGCCCACCGGTTGCACCCAGTGCTCCACCTCCCTCAACCTTCTGTCTGCCTCCgccccggcagcggcgggggccGAGCCCAGGGCAAGCGGGCACAGACCTGCGTACGCCGCttgcccccggcccggcgggcggccccgggcaCCTGCTTCTGGCGCCGGTGCCGCCGCACGCCCGGTGCCGCCGGGCCCCTCCCCGCCCTGGGCCCACCGGCGCGGGgtccccgccccgcccgcccgcccggggggAGGAGCGGCCGCGGCCGTTCCCCttcgcccgccgccgccctcccgcGGCCCAGTCGCCGCCGGCCATGGGCGAGCGGCGGGGGCCAGCGGTCCTGCAggaggcggccgggccggggcgggtaaggccggggccgggccctgCGGCGGGTGTCCCGGGcgcgcagccgccgccgcccgggggaGGTGTGGGCGTGCGGGTGGCtctggggggcagcggggcggcggcagcccAGCCCTGCGCGCCGCGTCCCAGGCCTTGCGCCACCTGCCTGTCCGGGGCCCTGTCCGGGCCGCCGGCGCCGCGGCCTCCTGTGCCGCCCGGCTGTCGGCAGCTGCTgccgcctccccgccgggcCAGGCCTCCCCGGGGAGCGCGGGGCTGCCACCGGGGGGACCCGGCCGCGCTGGCTTCACCCCCGCCCGCCCTGAGGACCTGCTGGTGCGGCTCCGTGTGGCGCCCGTGACGGCCCTGGGAAGGGCGCAGGGTCGCCCTCACGTCCTTGCCCCGCAAGGGCTTGGGCGGGTCGCAGCCCTCGGGCACCGGCGCCGCGGAGGCCACTGGAACGTGCGTGTGGCGAGTAAAAGCGGCCGGCCGGGCTTCGGGCCccggcgccggggggggggcctgGGCAGCGCCGGGCTTTGCCTGCCCGGGGccggtgcccgcagccccccgcgggGCAGGCCTGGGTGCTGCGGGGGCTGGCTGCCCAGCCGCGACCAGGggagcccggccccggggggTGCCTGAGCTCCCTCCTGGGGCTTCTCCCCGGCGCGACCCtgccaaggcaggcaggggtgtGGGAGGGTGGCGGATCTTCATGGCACAGAGCCCCACGTGGTCTTCCCGAACCTTTGTGTCTCAGCAGTACTCAAGTTTCCAGAAACTGGGCTGTGCTGTGTTAGATACAAACctaaaaaatcccagaaaacgTTCCCCCCTGTGAACAGCAGAATGCTGTACCCACTGTGAAGCTCGTTCTGGCCTGCCGGAGGCAAACGGCCATCCTGTGCATCCTGAGCGTAAGGAACCAGCAGCGTCGTGCTGTGCGATGGGTGCTGCCTCTTCCCGGGGTGCCGGCGATCTAACCAGCCTCGCTGCTGGCATGGTCTGCACCGCCCTGGGCTGCCTCAGAGCCACCTCTTGCCTGGGTGTGAGAGGGCTTATGGATACATATCGTGATGGGCCTTGAGCTTTTTCTCTGGCAACAACTGATAAAGGGCATATAACTGAGATACTTGCACGCATAGGCCAACAGCTGTTGCTGTGCGATGGTGGTTGTACCTGTGTATATATGTTAATTGTTTCCTAGtttgctgaatttaaaattaatggaaagaGCTTCAGTACCACCAGGCAGTCTTTGTTGTCCGTTGAATTAATTGTCACCACCAGAAGAGTTTAACAGTTGCAGAATAACTGGGGTATGATATACTGGAGTGCATCTTGCAAAGGGCTGATGATTAGGAGACTGGAGCATCTGTCACATGAAGAGAAGCCACGAGTGCCGAGACTGCTCaacctggagaacagaaggctctGGAAGATCTCATCAGTGTGTGTAAACACCTGATGGAAGGAATAAAGGAGATGCAGCCAGGGTTTTCTCAGTAGTGCTCCATAATGGCACCAGAGGAAATAGGCATACATTGAAACACAGAAGGTTCCATTTGCATGTAAGAAAACACTCTGGTTTTCGTCGAGGTGGTGAAatgctggcacaggttgctcaTAGAGGTTGCAtgatctccatccttggagatattgAAACCTCAGCgggacatggtcctgggcagtCTGCTCTGGCCGACTCTGCTAGAGCAGAGGTTGGGCTGTGCCTGCTAGCTTCAGCTCTTCCGTGCTTGTCTGAACGGCAAGTAGCACATTTGCATTACAAACTGGACACTATTCGTTATGATGATGAGTGTTGACCGTTCTGTGAACCATCATAGGATCAGGGAAAAGATCCAGGGTGCAGACTGAAAGCGGGAGGTGTATTGCCCTAGTGACTGTTACCTTCTCCAGCTTCCCGTACCTCTGCCAGTGCCCCCCGGggccaggaaggcagggctgggaatgCATTGTGTCCTTCAGCACAAGGTGGTGGCTGTTCTGAAGCCCTGGCAGCACTCCGAATGTGCTGTACATCCCAAATTGAATTGGAGTAGTATCTTCCATGAATTTTCAGCTGAGTTGTACCAAGACATGTACTGCGTTAACAAACAGGAAAGGTAACGAGTATTGCTTTTGATAAAACTTTTGCTAAGAGGGATGGAAGCCAAAATGGAGAGACTGGACTGTCTTGGGGCCAGCAGCTGTCTGGTTGTCAACTAAGAAATCAAGCCTGCTTGTGAAACTCCTCTCTACCCCAGAAGGGCTTAGGGGAGGTGGGAGATAGGTTGAGGAGAAGATTCCAGTATGGTGTAGTTTCTGTGGGCCGACCCTTCctttattaacatttaaaaaagccacctattttttaaaaaaacttgtaCCATTTTCCAGAACTGTGTGGTAGTCCTCTTCGAGGTCATGCCATCACTCGGAGTGTTTAGCTCCAGGAAGCTATCCTTCTGCTGTCCTGCCATCAGGGCTTCCCAGAGTGTACACACTGTGTCACAgaccttttcttctcttgcctttCTGTCTCGCTGTGTGCAGACAGTATTTCTGGTGTGATGATCCCTCTCTCTGTGGTCTGCAGCGTGGCAGCTGTTAAAGGCCATTGGAAAAATGATAAATGCTCCTTGTCTCTGTGCTGGTCTCTGGTTTTCCTGCCATACTGGAACTTGGGTTTTCCTGTGCTCCACTTCACTTTGGTACGCCAGAAGTACTTTTCAAGTTATCTCCTGGTGTTATGggccctgcctgctggcttTTCAACGACTTGGGAACAGCAAGGCTGAAGTTAGTAACTGCTGATATAAACACTTGGGGATAGTCCTCAGGTAGCATAGGAAGAAAATGCTGGGCTAACGAGGAAGACTTTGGCAGTGGTTCCTTTTCCAAGGATGATGGCTGGTGCAGAAGCAGACGGAGGGGCTAGCTGCATGGCAGGCCTGGAGAAGGTGCGTGTTAAGGCAGGGTGCCATACACACCGGGCCCAGACTCTCTGCGGCACTTCCAATGGTTTACTGCAACCATCTCTGCATCCTGGCAAATGCAAAAGGTTTTGCGCTCTCGTGGCCTTCAGCAGAGACTCCGTAAGATGATGCTGGGAAATCTGATGTACTTGcataatacttaaaaatataataaagtgGTAAAATTGTAACCCAGAAGGTGCTTCCTGGTGTGTTTGCTTTGTGTATCTGTGGTACATAGGCCAGCTATCCAGTGTACATGTGTGTGCGTTTGTTAAACGTGAGCAGAATTATTTGTTTGAGGGTATTTCCCAAACTGAAGTAAAAGATTACTTTTTACTGTGTGAGTGGCTACAAGCAGACTGGGTAGGGAAGGGACTTTGGCACCTCCTAGGAGCGCGGTAGCAACGGTATTTAAAACCTtttgctccccttccctgctgcattATATATAGTACCTCATACACTGCCTGTGGTTAGTTATCCTCTACGGCACTGTCAGCAGGATCTCAGAACTGACCCAGAAAGGTGTCCTGCTGGCTAAACTTTTGATCAGTGTGAGTCACCAGGCCTTCTGGAGAGGTTGTTATGTGCTGTCCTGACAGCTCTTCACAATGGTTCTCTTCAGTAGGTGCTTGGTGATGTGCCTGGCAGGATTGCTGTCTGGTGTTGATCCTAGGAGCAGATGTCCCCGGCTGGAGGTGACATGAAGGCCCTACTCACAGAATGCCCTCTCCATGCTGCTGTTCACTGACTTTGTCCTAAACACCAGCCATCCCCACCTCGGGTGGGCTGATAACTCTCTTGAGGAAGAGCTGTACACAGGCATTCTCTGGAAGCCCTGACAGAGGAAGCAGCGTGGGGATGGGTGACACCAGGCAGGgatttttctgctgcctgttgTTGGAAAGAGAGGCACAGAGCTTCATATCGGCGCTCAAGGGACAGTCTCCAGAGCAGCCTCTGGAGCTGTGCTGATGTGCAGGCTGCCTTCTGCCCACCACAGGATTGCACACATGAACATCCACACAGAGGCTCACTGAGGCACAGGGCTATTCTTCCACCCAACAGGATTAGTTGCTGTGATCTCTTGGCATTTTTAAGAAAGTCCATCCAGGCCCAGGTGGCTGGATTTGGAGGTAACCTGGGTGGTGAGCCTCGCAGAGCTGTGCTGgatgctggctggcagcagtgtgCGGTGACCTCTCACCTATCTCCCCGGGTGCAGTGCTGCGGTGACTGATGTCGTCTCCCGGGGCAGATTTTCTCCTTGCGGTGGGAAGGGCTTTCTCTGCAGCGTGCAGGTGTCGGGCGCTtcctggtgctggcacagctgggaggGGCGGCTGGTGTTAGCAGCACTGGGTGAAGCTGGGCAGACGGGTAGTGCTGCCACCCCAGCAGTGGGAGCACAGATGGAGGGTGAGGGCACAGGTATCCCAGGGATGAGTAGAGCATCCACCTGGGGTGGGCAGGTGAGTGCCTGAGTGACATGGGTGGCTTTTGGACCACATCTTTGGGAtatggggaagaggaggagtaAGTAATGGCAACGTTAACCAGAACTGTGCTTTATCTTCAGAGCTCCTCTCCAAGCGTGCCTGAAAATGGCTTGGACCCTGATGAGGAGCCTCTCCTCAGAAAAAATCCCCGCCGGTTCGTCATCTTCCCCATCCAGTACCCAGACATCTGGAAAATGTATAAACAGGCGCAGGCCTCCTTTTGGACAGCAGAAGAGGTGAGCCCTGGGGCCGGTGGGTTGGCACAAGGCACTCAGACCGGGGTCCTGGGGCTTCCTTCCTAGCTCTGCTGGTGGCTTCTGTGTTGTAAGGGTTGGAGTTAGTTGCATCAAACATGAGGAAAGCTGCTTCCATAGGGCAATTCGGCAGAGCTGGTTTAGGGCAAGATGGAATTGCATCCTGGGGCGCTTCTCTGGCTATAGAGGGAGCCTAAGTTAGATAGCTCTGATTTGTGGACAGATAGCTCGTACCCTGCTCTGTATCTGCAACTAACTCCTCGACTGTGTAAGATGCCCTGGGAAATTTCACGTGAATGCTGTTCTTTAATGTTAGGCACTTAATTTCCAGAAAGTTGGTGGTAATCGGgtattttctaaaaatgcttCTAAGTGACTCCTGATTTCCCTGGTTAGATGCTTGCCCTGTGTTATAACGCAGGCTGTAAGGTTTGCCCCGAGGCTGCTGGTTAGCCAGACCTCAGCAGTCCTCAGGTCACTAcgtttgcagcagcagaggcttcTGAGTGCTGCAGTGATCTGGAGAGGTTACCTGCCAGCGGAGCTCGTTGTTCCAACTTGAAGCTTCTGCAGTCTTTGCTCATTTGTGAGCAGTGACCTGCCATTGCAGAGGAGTGAGCTGCAAGCGCTGGCAGGGTCTAAATAGACCAGAAAGCATCCTGGAATGGTGAGGCGCAACTCTCCGTGAAAATGCTATTCCATTGCCTGCCTGGGAGACTTGTGCCCTGTTGCAGTAGAGATTGGTTTAAACTGTTAAGAAACGGCATTTAAATCCTGCCTTACCAGCATCGCCCTTTTACCATGTTACTGGTTCCTTCTTACACTGTCCTGCCATCTGTCAGTGCATTTCCAAATGAACTGGAAAGTTAACTGTAGAACTGGTTTGTGtgtttatatacacacacgcatatatgcatatgtaaTTATGTATTGcctttgtatttttcacatcTGGCCCTACttaactgctgctgcagttcagaaatccctccaaagaaacaaaaaagacctATGAGAGGGAGGTTGTGGTTTTCTACTGTGGCTAGAGTTCAGTCTGGCAGACGAGAGCAGTTGCAGTGTTCACCCTGGCACGTTCTTTGGCAGGATGGAGGGCAAACATCTGCCAAAGGCAAATGTCCCCTCGGTCCTTCTTTTGGCACACCTGGGTACAAGTTCCTTGGAGTACCAGCATTTATTTCAAGTAGAGTTTAAGTGTCTCAGAGTGAGCTCTGCTTgctggtgtgtgtttgtgctcATGACAGGAAGATACAAACGCTTctcaaaatctcattttctcatAATTCAATagacactgatttttattccaaattacAATAGTGTAAACTGCAAAGCAAGCACGTTGATGTTACTGTTGTAGAGGGAGACGTCAGTACTGTGGTGTGTCTGCTGTCTTTTACAGTCACGCGTATTTAAATCCTCTACATATAAAGATCTGAGAGCAAATGCCAGAACTCTGCCTTAGTTATTTGACTGGGCTGCTTCTGTTCTTACAGAATGACAAACTCAAAAGGCCAATAAcgttcttttttcttttcattaggTTGATTTGTCAAAGGACCTTCCTCACTGGAACAAGctgaaagcagatgaaaaatactttatctCTCATGTTCTGGCATTTTTTGCAGCCAGTGATGGAATTGTAAATGAAAACCTGGTGAGAAGGCTTTACAGAGGGCTTGAATACTTACTCATTTTATTGGCTTACTGGCTTTTCTTTTGGGTCTTCTCACATTAATGCATAAGTTTATTAattgtgtacttttttttttcttcccatcattTCACCTTTGCTCAGGGGAGTAAGCAAGTTGTTCTGGGACCAGTGCCTGAGTTAAATTTGGTTTACTCTGGTCAGTGAGACTCCAAATCACATCACTCTTGGACACAGTTTTTAAGTTCACCCTTCTGCCTGGCTGTGTTGATCTGCATTTCTCAGTGACTTAATAGAACCTTACACTTCTTCCCATACTTGTGTTAGATGAGAAGTAGGGAAGGgttgtgctgtgccatgctctgTCATCTTCATTTTGGTAAAATCTATCTTACTCTCACTGAACAGCGTCCTAGAATCTTTTAGGGCTGCAAGTGGGTGCTGCTAAAAAGGTGGGGAAAtctttctgctgaaatcagttcTGGGCTGCAGAATGTCTCATCACAGCTTATCAGTGGTATCTGACTGCAAATGCCCCGTTTAGATCTTGAATGTCTGTAACATGCAGAATATGTCGTAGTTCATGTGCATATATTGCAGAAACACATCTTATGTcatagtgttttattttttttaacgaTGAACAAAAAGTCTGAGGCTTTGTTCAGTATGAAGTGTTTACTATTGCAATATTTTGCTGTTGTCCTGTGTATGTGTGCCCTCATGTTTCACTGCAGCTCTCTATCCAATATGCACAGCAGGTGTGTTTACTTATTATAGctagcttgctttattttcttctgcaccaCACCTGTCCTGTTGACAGACCTGTGAGTAAAGCAGGGCTGAACTGCTCCCATCCTTTCTCTGTGGTAGAGGTTGATTGTCTCTCCTGCTAAGCTTAGAGTACTGTCACGCAGGACTGGTTTTACTGTACTCATTGCtgtgctttctggttttgatagGTGGCACGTTTCAGTCAGGAGGTGCAGATCCCAGAAGCGCGTTGTTTCTATGGCTTTCAGATTCTCATTGAGAACGTTCACTCAGAGATGTACAGCCTGCTGATAGACACCTACATCAAAGACCCTGAGAAAAGGTAAACCTCTAGAAATCTGTCACCTAGTCCAGCGGCACCACTgttgggcagcagcagctgtcttcTCTTTCATCCTGACTTACTGGGGGAGTTGGGGGTAGTTCCTTAAAGCTTTCAAGGCCTGCCTGCCTGACCCCCAGAATGGAGAGGACTATTACTGACCAACAGACATGCGTGGGAGTGTCATTAATGTTTGTGTGGATCTTTGAGTACAGGAAGTGCAGGCAATGTGAAATGCTCTTAAAGGTTGGGACAAGCTCCTTATGGTTATTTTGCTCCTGAGGTGCTTGTTCTGACATCAGCAAAGGGTTTGCCTTGGGGAACTGAGTGCTCATGATCCAACAGGTGTTTCTAACTTATGTAATCAATATATTGCatcctttcagcttttttgttgtCGGTGTTTTTTCATACAACTtgaactgcttttttttgaaatactggGTTCTCTGGAAAGCCCCATCACTTTTGTTGTCTGGAGAACTTCCTGGTTTCAATAGTAGTACGTTTGAAAAGAAGCACTTTCCCTTAGAGGGTCCACCATGGCGATGGTCAGGCAGAGCTTGGTTGCCCATGGTGGCATCCTGCGTGGTGACAGTAGGAGGAATGCAAGATTTCCTTTCAGGTGTTTAGCACAGGAACAGAGCCTGTGCCCGTGGGAATTATCTGGTTCCTTTTTGTGGAGCTGGGCAGGATGAGGTTTAGCTCGGTGTCTAGGAAGTGGCTGCCATCTGGCTTGGAGTCTTGAGAGGCAGCATGGTCTGATGGGTGGGCACTCCTGGGGTGGGACATTTCAGTTCACTTCCTATCTGCAGCTCACCTCCACTGAGACCTTGGGTTTGTTGCTTACTGCCCATCTGCCTCCCTGTGTCCTTGTTATTGGAGACCATCACCCCTTTTGGGTGGGAATGGTTTCTTACTTGGGTTAGTTCAGAGTCTAGTGTAATGGGTGCCTCTGCCTGGTGGAGCCAGTGGGGACAACCAGAGCAGATATATACATAAATCCATTCTtattattttgatgttttctctttgttttcttctataGGGATTTCTTATTTAATGCTATTGAAACAATGCCTTGTGTCAAGAAGAAAGCAGACTGGGCTCTGAAGTGGATTGAAGACAGAGAATCCACTTTTGGTGCGTAGCTTCTTAAAAACTTGTGTTGCACATGTCACAAGCTAACCCTCTGGGAGTGAGCTGCATCCCTGGGACATGAAATGAAATTCTCCACAGATGTGGCGTGTGGGTCTCTGGTTTAACTAAAGAACTGGAAGTAACTTCTGGTGAGCATGCGTGTTTTTATCTTCAGCTAAAGTGATGTAGTAATGACAGTGCTCACTAGAATCATgttatgaaaaatgctttgggtttctctgtctttttttttctttataccaAATAAGCCtagtttcttcagtttttgcTTGTAGACCTTGTTTTCTAGGagttacaggtttttttcacccAGTTGTCTCCTATTTTGTACTCTGGTGCTCAGAACTGGGCAGCTGGAATCTTGCAAGTTCAGGCTTTTCCTGTGTTCATGTTCACACAGACAAATTCCTGTGTGATGTTAGCCCTTTTTTGGTAACAGCATGACTGAGCCTGAGCAAAAAAGGGTTCGAGAATCGTTTGTCTCTGGTGTTTCTGATTTGCTCTTGGGACCAGGTTTCTAGCTTTTGTACCTCATTTCAGAGCTGTGACACTGGCTCAGCTTCTATCGGTGTGGTGCAGGGTGTCCTTTCCAGGGTTTTGCATGCAGCTTACGATGTTGACTCTGAAGGGTGTGTTGTAGCTGAAATGAATAATGGTCAGACTCTGGTGAATTTTCTAAACCAAATATCCTCCATACTTAGAGAAAGCATAGGAGATGGAAAGACTCAGCGAGATGaacaaaataaacctgaatatcattattttgcagtatttgttGTTCACAGCTCTTGTTTGAGCGAGGTTCTTTTTGTAGCTGTAGATTCTCCTGTCCTGGAACATCCCACTTTCTCCCAGTCTGCCTTTGCTTCTTGTGTGTGGAGCCTCATCTTCATCTCTTTCATTTGGCTTCCAGCAGTGTGGGATATGCCAAGAATCAGAAGGttcccaaacccaaaaaacaataTCCCCTCCACCCCCTGGTCCCCAACTTCATGCATCCTATCCACATTTTTGTAAAGTatatttctgctcttctggaTTTTCATCTTATTGAGAAAACTTCTGAAGTCTAAAACATTTGAGGGGGCCAGGTCTTCCAGATTATGAGATACGATATATGAAAGTGGCTGGCTGGCTTGTTTGCTTGGTGTTTCCTTCCAGCTTGGGGACCTGGCCTGCAAGTGGGTCTCCACAGCTTTGGGTGGTCTCTCATGCTGAAAGTTCAATTGCCATATTGCTGTATCTGTTCTGTGGAGTCTCAGCCTCCCAGCGTGTGCTCACGTTatgtggtgctgctggtgggtaatttttgtttcagcattCATTTGTATTATAGCTAGTCAGGTGGAATATAGTAAAAACTGTGTCAATATTCAGTCTTGTGCTTCATTAAATCTATCTTGTACGAGCAGCCTTCCTCCAGTCCTCTCTAGAAGTAACATAAGAGATCTTTAGTGTTGCCAGACAAATTATTCCCCTAGAAGCGTCATAGAAGTTACTAAGATCGTGTCACTCTTCACgcttttttttctaacttgAATTTCTTCAGATGAACCAGCAGATGGCATTTGCATCCCATAGAGGATGTGGGACATTTGGCTTTTTTggggttattttcttttttaaacaaaattctaTGCAGTTCTCACTGGAAGAAGGCACCAGCACTTAATGCAAAAGGTTTTTGTGTTAGAATATACTCATGGATTTTTTGAAGCTGTTTAAAATAGAGCACATCTAATGATGTGTCTTTACCAAGCAGTCAGATGGTCTTGCAGTCTGAAGAAATACATTCCTGTCGAGAGTAAGGAGAACTGGGACCAATAATGCTGTGTTTTCCCTTGATGAAAGGTGGGATATCACaaattgttgttttcttcttgatgaATTATGGTCTGTGGTCTTCCACTCTTGCAAGAATATGGTTTTGTGTAGATTCTCAACAAGCAGAAATTCAGGTGTaggattttctgtttaatttataGAAGGCTGACTCTTCTCTCAGTTTTGTCTATTAGTCATACAGccattttcctgccttttagGAGAAGGCGATGAAGGACTACCAATGTCATGGCCACTTTGGACAGTTACATTCTTTCCCTTCCGACCTGTGACAGTTTCAGTGGGTGCCCTGGTTCTTCAGTTCTGCTGGGGTTGCCTGTGGTTAAGTGCTGTTACATGTGTATACCCTGTATGCCTCAGGATGTGCCAAAAGATGCGGTCAGATACGGCACCTGGTGCTGCAAAGGGGTTTACTCCTCTCCAGCATTGGTCTGTCTGCTGCAAACAGTGCATCTTCCTGATGAGCAATACGCTATTTTGTGTCTAACTGAAAATGTGTTATGTTAAACAGGTGAGAGAGTGGTTGCCTTTGCTGCAGTTGAAGGCATCTTCTTTTCGGGTTCCTTTGCTGCTATATTTTGGCTGAAGAAAAGGGGCCTGATGCCTGGACTGACTTTCTCCAATGAACTTATTAGCAGAGATGAGGTAATTTGTCATGTTCTACATACTGTCTGGGAAGGAAAGTGAGTTTCCAGGGGAAGGGCAGAATTATATTCACGAAGATCCCATAGTCTTGCCAGAGTGGCCCACCTCTGGTGGCAGGGAGGGTTGAAGCAAGGGCAAAGAGAGCCGAAGGCAGTATTTGGGTAGGAACCAGTGAAAAAGAGAATCCAGCAGTGAGCAGGGGATGGATGTGTATCTGGGTACAATGGAGCCTTTTTAATGTTGACAGTGGTGGAGGCCAAGGAGGCTGTAGTAGTCTGAGTAGGTTCTCTGCTAGCCAGCGTCAGCAGTAGGGTTTTCCAGGGAAGGTCCACTGTCCTGGTAGGACAGAGGTCCTGGTTACCTGCCAGGTAACTGCAGGCCATGCTCTCTAGAGCTTCTCCTGCAGTAATCCTTCTGTGACTGCTTTAACATCACCTGCCAGACAGCACAGAGAAGAGAGGTACTTTCTCCAGAGCAGTGCCTGACCCTGTTCCTGCAGCCTGACGGAGGAGCTGTAACTTCTGACATGTATGAAGATTGGAGTCCTGCGAGGGAGCAGGCTATTC comes from the Falco rusticolus isolate bFalRus1 chromosome 3, bFalRus1.pri, whole genome shotgun sequence genome and includes:
- the RRM2B gene encoding ribonucleoside-diphosphate reductase subunit M2 B isoform X1, coding for MGERRGPAVLQEAAGPGRSSSPSVPENGLDPDEEPLLRKNPRRFVIFPIQYPDIWKMYKQAQASFWTAEEVDLSKDLPHWNKLKADEKYFISHVLAFFAASDGIVNENLVARFSQEVQIPEARCFYGFQILIENVHSEMYSLLIDTYIKDPEKRDFLFNAIETMPCVKKKADWALKWIEDRESTFGERVVAFAAVEGIFFSGSFAAIFWLKKRGLMPGLTFSNELISRDEGLHCDFACLMFHYLVNRPSEERVREIIVNAVEIEQEFLTEALPVGLIGMNCTLMKQYIEFVADRLLMELGFSKVFHAENPFDFMENISLEGKTNFFEKRVSEYQRFAVMAETMDNVFTLDADF
- the RRM2B gene encoding ribonucleoside-diphosphate reductase subunit M2 B isoform X2 — its product is MSSPGADFLLASSSPSVPENGLDPDEEPLLRKNPRRFVIFPIQYPDIWKMYKQAQASFWTAEEVDLSKDLPHWNKLKADEKYFISHVLAFFAASDGIVNENLVARFSQEVQIPEARCFYGFQILIENVHSEMYSLLIDTYIKDPEKRDFLFNAIETMPCVKKKADWALKWIEDRESTFGERVVAFAAVEGIFFSGSFAAIFWLKKRGLMPGLTFSNELISRDEGLHCDFACLMFHYLVNRPSEERVREIIVNAVEIEQEFLTEALPVGLIGMNCTLMKQYIEFVADRLLMELGFSKVFHAENPFDFMENISLEGKTNFFEKRVSEYQRFAVMAETMDNVFTLDADF